The genomic window CAAatctctgcagctgcagggatgtATTTGACAGCCTCCTTCCCCCCAGTCATTCCTTGTTCCCCAGCAAGGGAAGGACGATCTGGTCCCAGCTCTCGTCCCAGCGCAGCTGCCGGGACACTCGCAGGTTCTCTCGGAAGCTGTGAAGTTTCCCTTCCACGTTAGGGAATTCCAAGAAAAGCATctgtaatttaaaaagcaaaaccacagaaaaataaCCATCATGTTCCATGTCAGGCTCATTCCAGCCTCCCCAGTGTTAACCCTCAACTACAGCTGCAGTTCTGGGGTCTGGCCCCACAAAGAGAGACCAAGGACAGTATCTGAAATGCTTTTGCCAGCTTCAGATTCACATTTAAACAGAAGTGAGGCAAACAATGCTCAGCAGGCCAAGCAGTACCTTGTGAGAATGCAAAACATACAGGTGATGCTCAGATCTGAAAAGGCTGCTCACACAGTGGCACCTCTGGGGTTATTTCTGGGGGGAAAGAAATCAGTCAGAGCCCTTTTACCTTCAGTTGTTCTGCGAGTTCCTTCGAGTCCCTGAATATCAGACCATTCTCATTGTGTTTCACCAGCTCATGTAAACTGTGAAAAAAAGtcacagaaggaaaactgaGGCAAAAAGCAGcgagttttatttaaaatgttgcACAGTGACACCCAAAGAGACCCAAACCAGGATATCTGTATCATTATGGTTCCAGATGTCACAAGCTCCACACCTGACAGAATGGAATTAAACAGGCAGTTTAAAACAGTTAAAGGCTTCTTCTCCTTTCTATGTCAGATTAAATCTACAACTGTACCAAAGGGCCCTCATTCTGTCTTTGTGCCACTCATCTGGACATCCATTAAAAACCAGGGCAATAATCTACTTTAAAACTAACCCACAAGGAAAATCTGTCCATGAAATCTTCACAGAGAATTTATCTCCTTTTATAAAGCTACTGTTTTCTCAAAGGACCATAAATTCCAAGAATGCCTGTGCATACACTCAGCCTTTCACTGAACAGATGTGTCTATGCAGAAGaaagccttttaaaaaattaaatatatggaAACAGTGGAatacagagatttttttaagGCAAGTGGTCACATTAAATGTTCCCAATTTTGTAGAAACtagtattaatttttaaacttaaaaCAACCTTGATTTCTATcttactgaattttaaaaatggcaTAATGCAGGAATCTCAATAAATTCCTGCAGTAGTTGCTGAACTTTGGCTTTGTAAGAATATTGCTCTACGTGATTCCCTTGAGCTGTAACTGAATAAGCTCTTACCATTCAAAATGTATTGCACACACAGGCAAACAGCAGCCAAACATATCCACCACCTTCATGGGCAAATCCAAACCACTGGAGGATTGATGGAGACACACCCCCAGGTCTGCTGAGCCTGAAGAACAAACACAGCAGAGTCTGAGCTCTCTGAAAGCAGCTCCTCTGTCCCCCTGCAAACCTTtatttctgtgctgctctggatgGTGCAAGTGAAACCTTCAGCTACCCAGACTGACACAGTTTCAAGcaatcaggggaaaaaataaagcacagGATGTTTTGTGACTCACATGAGTCATGTTTTAGAAAAGTGGTGAGTGCATGTTAAATTAAAGGGATTTCGAAGTTTTATGTATCTTAAAACAGCCTTTCTGCCTCTTAATCTGCTAAAAATGGGTAAGTAAAGGAAAACCCCATCACAATCCCATCAGGACACACTGCATGGGTCACTATTGACCTCTCCCAGTTGAGGTCAGCTCAAAACAGAGGAATTACAGTGTGATTTTACAGACATTATGTTCATTACTTGAAAAGGACCAAATAAACAGTGTTTTACAGCCACATAAATTGTCAGGCTCTAACTCTGCAGAAGGAAGATCACATTGAATATgtattttattactttattaCTCCCACTTCATGCTGTTACAATGAAGATGCTGAGGGAGTAACATTCCAATGACACGTTAATTTAgaatttcagctgcttttgGTTGCTCAGCCAACaactttttcatttcatttactGGAGTGACCCTGAAAGTAAAGTAGAACATGGACAGGCACCTGTATTTCAGCACAGTTGGAAGAAACAAAGAGTGAAAAGAACAGGCTGAAACAGCAACACAGCTAATTcttgggaaaacagggaaaagctAGCCAGAGGAATTTAGCAACTTTGCTGGAATGAATCAAATCCATGAATATCCTGTCACTAACCAGTAACATTCCTGACTATATTCTCCCAGCTTCTGTGCACAGTCAGCCCCCTGCCACTGTGCCAAGTTGtttcccacacatcctcaagcctCTTCCATCACCCACTGTTTACCAAGCAGAAGAGGGTAATCCTCAGCTTCCAGCCATGGTGTACAAATCTGGATATGCTTAAAGTGCAGTTTCTGGATCAGTCCATTGTAGTAATCTTTTAGAGGTCCTTTACCtgtttaaaacagaagaaactgTTTTATCAAGATGACTGAAAACAGTTGAGGTCTGTGAAATACAAGCTCCTGTTGGATCAGGTGCACAAACAGGATACAACACTTGTGGTATCCATAAAGAGACATGAAAAATCTAAGTTCCCCTGAAAGCAATGTGCACCTGGACTTCTCTTACTCAGTATTTCAATGAGTTTTCCATCAATGTAGAATTGTGGAGTTTTTAAGGTTGGCAAAGTCCTCTCAGATCAAGTCCAGctgttccccagcactgccaaggccaccactgacccatgccccaagtgccacatccacatggctttaaattcccccagggatggggattccaccactgccctgaccatcctttccatgaaggaattcTCCCaatgtccaatctaaatctcccctggcacagcttgaggctgcTTCCTCTGACATTGCTTTTGCAGCATCATCTCAACATTGACCTTAAATTGTTTTTCatgcagagctggagcagacaGGGAGGCTCTTTAAAGATGTGCCATTAGTAGATGGTGCAATAATTCAGCAATTAATCACTGTTCTTATAACCAGACACAAAGGAGAGAgtccctcctctctccccaccAGCAACAAAAGAGTCAGCACAGAACAAAAGTGACAATTAAACCACCTGTTAGCACTGAAAGAATTGTAACACAAATATTCTTACCTGTTATCACACACACTAAAGCTGGAAGCTTGGCTCCCTCCTTGATAAACCTCTCATAATCTGGAGAAGATAAAACACTGGTCAGAGCTGACAAACATGAGGGTGCTTGGTTTAAgagtgctgacagtgctttaATTATTGATCTTCCCACTACAAGCAATCTCCTTACAAGCATGTATCTGTAACACAGCAGTAAATTCAGCAAGTTAACAGTTACAGACTTCTACAGAAATAAATCAAGTTGTTTATGCACTATGCATAAACTATTTCTGCTCCCCAATCAGTTGCTTCAGTAGATCAATTTAGAATTGCAGCTGCAAAGTCTACAAGATAAGACAAAGTATTCCCTCCCTTCCTATTAGCAGATGCCTGTGGAGAGTAGGTCTAATAgctcagaaaataaaactgcagtTTAGGAGCCACTTAGAGATTAAATTCTCCCTGCCAACTCCTCTAATTGAATTCAGATGTTGCACTGCTGTATTTCAATTACTAATCTGAAATTACTGCTAATTAATCAAATACAACTGCATTTTCACCTGAATATAGAAGCATTGCACTTTAGCAAAACCCTTTTTAAGTGTCCAGAAGACCTCTCTGAAAAAGTGAGATCAATTCCTTCATACCAACCTTCTAAAGCTCTCAAAAGGACTGAGAAGTCTTCATCCTCTGAAAGAGAAGGCTTTATTAGTGACATTCATATTTctataatatttaatttttgtctttaaataacAATTGAGATTTTCCTCATCTTCACCTACACAATTTCAATACAGACCATGTACTCAAAAGTTAAGTATGTAGTCTGTACTTAAAGATTACTATTTACTACAATGTACTATTTAAAATCCCCTagtttattttcagaaataaaagtccATAACCATGCACAgtgtttatttatttccctTGCTGGCAACATGACAGACAGACCAGCTACAAAAACTGCACATATTCGAAGCCATCAAGTTGAAattttctagttcctaggactgagaattaaatataaaaactgCCCTGATTATTCAAAGATAAAAACAATCCTGGCCATGGTCACTAGCAGTGGATTTGTTTCCActctctgttcccttcttcatacagagggaaaaaaaatgcacataaTTATGTAATAAACATTATCAGAAACCATGGAATCACaaattggtttgggtttgatgggaccttaaagctcatttcatcccagccccctccatgggcagagacaccttccactagagcagggTGCTCAGTAAGGAGTAAATATTTGAGTTTCTTATCTGTTTTACACCAGCATTCAAGATAGTATGTCTAGAATGaaagctaaaaaaaaccaagtaGGAAACTTCTTTGAATCATTCTTAAAGCTGAGCTCTGTAATTAAAATGTAACTTCTAAAAAATCATTTGTAGCATTACATAAGTTATACAACGTTTAGTTGTATCATACACACCTTGTCTTCAAATccttccaggaaaacaaaggacaAACACAACTTCAAGTGTGAGGAAGTACAAACAGCCctattttatatgaaaaataaaactgattcCCAACCTGtccagctggtgctgctgaTGAGAAGGGCTGGCCGGCCCCTGGTCTTCACcacattcccacttttcccatcCCTCTCGGTGAAGGCCGATCCCTCGGCACTGGGATTGACAGCTCTGTACTATGGAAACACAACTTCCTGAGGATGAGCTACATCCACAGCCAGCAACAGCAGGGAACACTCTGCTTAACTGGCATGAATTTCCAGACACTTGGCTTCAGATTTGCTGCTCAACTTGTCTAGAAACAGTCATTACATTACAGAAATACCAGGACAGGGCAGgccatttttccctctttcctgcTGCTACAGGCACAATTCCACTTTCCAACcaaatgttttccttcacaAGTTGAGCAGAGTCAGCCTCCCTTTCCACAGTCTGTCTCACACTTAGCACAGCATGGAGGCCAACAGCACATTTCTTCAATTAAACTCAGAACCTACACATTCTGAGCTGGGCatttccaaaaaacccccaccatgcACTACAGATTTCACTTCATTTTCAAGCATTAGTTTGGTGAAGTTAACTCCCTGGTACATCTGCTACAGGTGAGATCCTGCACACAGCCAGAGAGGAGTGTTTAACCCTTGGACCAAGATCCTGAAGGCTCTCCACAGGAATTAAGGAAGGGATGCTATTAAGGAAGCATCCAACCACTGCAGTGTGGGTCAGTGGGATGCAGACAACTGCAGAGCTCCACCCTAGATACTCATCACAGATTGCCTCGCTGCTTATGCCagcttctttaaaaacaaaacacttcttGTGTCACCACAGTTCAATCATTTCACTTTTTCTGGCCTGTCCTAGTGACAATTAAGGCAACTCAAAGCCCCCTGTGCCTGCTGGGGGTCAGAACTTGTGACCCTCTCCCCCACAAGTATTTCTGGTCACTTAAGTGCCACAACTCCATGTCCCTTGGTTTAGGACTGTAAGGGCAGCTGCTCTTGCACATACCGTGGTTTGAAAGGCTCATAGTCCTTGGCAAGTTTCATGAACAAATTGTGTTGGAGGTCCAGTGGTGTTTCCTTAAAATAAGATGCTGGTTTGTCATACAAAGTTACAGCCCTGCAAGGAAATAAATGTGTGGCTTAAATAAGATATAACATGCACAGTACAACATGCACAGTGGCAGGCTGCAGCAGTGTaatcagaaagaaattaagtaAATCAATACAGCAAAGTAATTAATATTTTGACTCTTACAACTTCCTGTATTCCTGAAGTttgctggaacacagcaaggTAGACACAAGTAACAAAGAATCCCTTTCTTGTGTGCATATTCTAGGGGTGAAATGCACCTGTAAAAACTGCAGACATCACTGTCCTGATTTTCAAACTTACTCCATAACTGGCCCTGAGCAACTCTGATCATGAAGCCCTCTGACTGGAAAAGACAAGCTGGCAGCCCAGACTAATTGTTCAAATCCCAGTGATATCTGTCCCATTCTGACTCCACGGGCAGCCTGCAGCAAACTTCCATGGCTCCTGGGTTGGCACCTCAGTCAGTGGGGTGTTAGTTTAGAAGGATAATGAAGATTCCTGAATGCCCACACTCCACTGGCTCATCACAAAACTGAGCTGATGTGTTTCAGTGGTGATGGATGGGCGCAGGAGAGCTGCTTTTGTCATTACTCTGAACCCTGAATCCTCAGGGATCTGTTCTTTCATTTACTTAGCACACACACACTGAATTGTCTGAGGCCCGTGACTTACTTGATCTTGAAATTCACCCAGAGATCTTTTTTCATGGCATCAGTGACACACAGGTTATAGTCAGACAAGCGCCCAAAAAGCTTTTCGTACCTGACAGAAATTAAATGTCAGTCAGAAACTACAGGCAGGCAATTGCAGCAACTGTCCCCAGTGCCTATGCTTGATAAAAGCCAAACAACACCCAAAGAAACCCAACTGCCCCTAGAACTGAAATGTGATTGCCAATTTTTGATGAACTCCTACTCTCCAAAGCCTTTAAAGCCTTTAACTACACATAACCAATTATATTCAGCAAGGAGCTGTTCAAAGAAGAGCTGGAGTGTAAAGCAGCATTAGAGAATAAAAAACCCAGCACATATAAAGAAATTCCAGTAACAAGATCAACATTTGCATATGCACATAAAAGCAACCTGCCTACTTCCTGCAGCCCCCCTCCCACGTGTTCAacaaaggcagctgcagaaaagaAACCAGTTTTACACAGCAAAGCCCAGAAATCCCTCCCTGTGCCAATTATATTCTCCCCACTGGTTTCCATTCTGAATTCCACCAAGGCATGTGCTTTAAAAAGAGCAGAAATGACTGTACAAACCATTTTGCAATCAGGACTAGCGGGTGGTTCCTCCCATGACTCAGGCTCATGATGGTGTATCCATAGTTGTGCCAATCAATGATGAGTTTGCTCCCCCAGAACAGTCCTGCCACCCAGGCAACAGCTATACTGGGTAAGCCTGGGGGATTCTgctcaaaaaccaaaacaaaaatagcatAAGACTGTAACCGAGTGACAAGCACAAAGCAACTAccagaaacaaaaaatcaaattgAAAATGCATCACTTTAAAGGAGCTTCATAAACAGAGACTGTTTGTATTCACCTGTGAACACTGGCAGGTACTTCAAATTTAACTCTGGGATCAAGACCAAAACTCCCCTCCAATAAACACACCAACTTTACTAGTAAGATTTAATCTTTACTACTACCCATGCCAATGAAGTTTGAAAGCACAATTAATGGGAAGAGAAAACGTGACTTGATAATAGACAAAGTTTAGAGCCAAAAAATACCTGGATACAGGTTTACACCACTGATGAGGCCAGTTCAGCTCTGAAATAATTAGAACAATGTCTGAAACAGCTTAAAATGCCCTGTAATGTAgcactatttatttttattgaaattaGTCCCAACACAAAACATACCTGAAGAAGAATATAGGATGGCTGTTCTATCCTCAGCAATGTGTACAGTAACTGCACTGACTGCACAAGAACCTTTAGGACATACTGGAAAAGCTTTGGACCCACTGCAAAGTGACAGAAAAGCAGGTAAGAACATTAGAGCTCTCCCCACAGAAATGTGAGCATCGTAACAGAAgcagccagctctgcagagacagGGTCAAAATAACATGAAAATGGAAACCTGTTTAATGACTTTACCCACAACCTGGGTAAGTGactgagtgcaccctcagcaagtttggaGATGGCACCAAGTTGGGTGAGAGTGACAATCTGCTtgagggtaggaaggctctgcagagggatctggacaggctggatcactCCAAGGcagaccctgaggggctggaacatgtccagggaagggaacgaaGCTGGGAAAGGTCTGGAGCAccagagcagctgagggggctcagcctggagcaaaggaggctcagggggctctgcacaactccctgacaggagtgGGGAGACAGGGTGGGgtctggctctgctcccagggaacagggacaggaggagaagaaatggcctcaagttgtgccaggggaggcttaggttggatattgggaaaatttcttcacgggaagggtggtcaggcactggcacagctgcccagggcagtgctggggtcaccatccctgaagggaTTTAAAAGTGGATGTGTGGTACTTGGGGAtatgggtcagtggtggccttggcagtgctggggaattgGCTGAACTCAAAattcttagaggtcttttccaacctttatgattctgtgattctactcTATTATCACTATAAAGCTACATAAACATCTTGTGATCCCTACAAATTCTCATTCTGTATTTTGTACAGAAAGAAATCATAAAATctcggaatggtttgggctggaagggaccttaaggctCATCTCACttcatcccctgccatgggcagggacaccttccactatcccaggctgctccaagccccgccGAGCctcggccttggacactgccagggatggggcggccacagctgctctgggcaacagAGGTAAACACAAGGTGAGGGAGAAAGAGgtagaatgaaaataatttccacATTTCTTTCTGCATGTGAACAGCACCAATGTACCGGCAGCTGTTCAATTCCAGCGACTCCTGTTTTTAACAGGGAAAGGGAGCCAAGAGCGTGGAGCTCTGCGAGCGGCGGGGCTGGGCCCGCACACGCTGCGGGCTGTTCATCGTCCCACGCACCCCTcgctcccccttccctccgcTCCCCGGCGCGGCCCTCACGCACCTCGCAGCCCGCGCAGCTCCGCCACGGGCACCAGCCGGATGTTCTCGCTGCGCAGCACGTCCCGGTGCGGCCGGTTCTCTACGAGGGGAGAGCCCGGtcagcgccgcggccgccccgcccggccccgcggccccccggccGCCCCTCACTCACGGAGGTAGCCCAGCAGAGCGACCTCGCGCCCGTGCCGGGCCAGCGCCAACGCGTGGTACTGCATCCGCGGGCTGCGGCCCAGGTCCCCCAGCACGGCCACGCACACccggcccgcgccgcccgcccgccgccgccgccacagcagcagcaccagcaggccCAGCACCGCGCCCGTCACCGCCGGCCATGGCCACAGCCCCGGCCACGGCCACGGCCCCGCTGCCGCCATCTTTGAGCGCCGGCGAGGCGGGAAAGGCGTGCAGAgcgcgccccctggcggcgcgGAGGTGCCGCGCTCTGAGGGGACCCCGGAGAGGCGGCGGGACCGGGGCAATTACAGAGAAAGCGGTTAGTTAATTACAGCACTAGAGATAGGTTAATTAATTACAGCGGTACCGGACACTCGTCCGCAGTGTTTCCTGCTAAATTTTAGAGTATCTCGAAGTCAGGGGTGATTTCAGGGCAGCCCCATTACCATCAATGCATGTGCTTGTCTTTATTTTGAATTCAGCTAAATCCCAACTAGATCTTCTCTGTATCTGAGTTAATACTCTACATATTTCTGTGATATCCCTCAGAAATCTCCTCAGTTTGTTGTCTCAATCCCTGATCCTACCAGGGACTAAATCCCTTCAACATCTGCATCCCACTGGGTTCTCATACATGTACATCATAAAAAATTTCCACCTGTTTTCAGCTTGCTGATCCCTGTTTTCTGgtggaaatacagagcaaacAGAAGCCTCCTGACAGAAAAGTTTGCCACGTTATCTTGGTACCACGGAAGTGACTGAACACCACAtcgaaaaaaatcattaaattgTACAAAAGTTTAAAACTAAGTCAGTTGTACTGGCCAAGAATCCAATAGGCGGTATCAAACAATGCAGAAAACAAATGGTATTTCTTCACTACAAACAGGGATGAAGACACAAATGAAGGATGttggtgacagggacaggacccagggaatggctggagctgtgccacggaaggtttaggttggatatcaggaaaggttcttcccccagagggtgctgggcactgcccaggctccccagggaatgggcacggccccgaggctgccagagctccaggagcgtttggacagcgctgccagggatgcccagggtggggttgttggggtgtctgggcagggccaggagctggactggatgatccctgtgggactCTTCCCACTCAGGACATTtcacaattccatgattctctctGCAGACCCTTGTGGCCACCCATCTGAATGGTATCCTGCTATTCAAGTTATGTTTCTTTGCCCCCTATGACAAAGCCAGATGTCAGATGTTGCATTTCCAGTGTAACTCTCCATACTGCCAAACAGCAAGCATGTGGTAACAATGAAAGCATTGTTTCCTTTCAAAACATGAAACTAATTACAAGTGTGGGCAGACTGGTTCCGCAACAAAATAAAGCCTGGAATGTTTGCTCAAAGATTCTGCTCAGAATGCATCTTTTTCTACTGAGAAagcatagaatcataggatcttctgagtgggaagggacccacagggatcatccagtccagcttcaggccctgcacagacaccccaacaaccccaccctgggcatccctggcagcgctgtccaagcactcctggagctctggcagcctcagggctgggaccattccctggggagccaaGGTTTCCTCAAGAAAAGCCCCACTGTCCCACACCCCTGTCCTGCTTTGACACATCCACCCCCACCATGGCAGACACACATCCATTCCAACCTGTAGGAGGTCTGATCTTTTGGGAATCCCTCATTTCAGTCCCTCCTACCTCACCTGACAGCTCCTTGCTGTGTATCATATTAATGCAAAATGCAAATTGCTTCTCTGTTTACTTCCTTGAATAAAGTGCAAATATCCTGGCTGCAGTGGAATGAGGGACTGCTGGATTCTTGCAGGCTATCAGGAGTAACACCCCAACTCTGCACAGCTGTGCTTTCTGGCAGGTTATCAAACTACTTAAAATTACAAGTGTATCAGCTTTATGGGTGCAGTGACTTTTCGTTTATGAAGGTAGAGTTGCAATAAAAGTCCTTTTGACCTATGTAATCTTCAGAGCACTTAGTTGGAGAAGGATAAATAAAGTGCAGTCATCGCTTCTGGCTGAGGCTCTGAAAACAGGGACGCACttgagaaaaatacattttcagagaCTACTGATCTCTGCCTGtataatttttcatatttattgaATAGCAGTTCTGTTTTACAAAAGGCTTTTCCTGTCTCTTCTTCCTGAGCATTTCAGAAAGTTGGGAAATGCTGTTTGCATTTACCCTAGAAACAGTCTATTTGAGCTCCATCCCCAGTCCTCCTGCCCTCGATGGACTGCTGTGAGTGCAATAAACAGAGACAGAGCAGCCAAAATCCCTCTCACAAATGGAACTTCACTCATCCCAGAAGTCTCCAATTCAAATGTCTCGAGCAAATTTCATGACAACCTGCTGCTACCCTTGTTCCTCTTATTATCA from Aphelocoma coerulescens isolate FSJ_1873_10779 chromosome 14, UR_Acoe_1.0, whole genome shotgun sequence includes these protein-coding regions:
- the ALG1 gene encoding chitobiosyldiphosphodolichol beta-mannosyltransferase, with translation MAAAGPWPWPGLWPWPAVTGAVLGLLVLLLWRRRRAGGAGRVCVAVLGDLGRSPRMQYHALALARHGREVALLGYLQNRPHRDVLRSENIRLVPVAELRGLRVGPKLFQYVLKVLVQSVQLLYTLLRIEQPSYILLQNPPGLPSIAVAWVAGLFWGSKLIIDWHNYGYTIMSLSHGRNHPLVLIAKWYEKLFGRLSDYNLCVTDAMKKDLWVNFKIKAVTLYDKPASYFKETPLDLQHNLFMKLAKDYEPFKPRAVNPSAEGSAFTERDGKSGNVVKTRGRPALLISSTSWTEDEDFSVLLRALEDYERFIKEGAKLPALVCVITGKGPLKDYYNGLIQKLHFKHIQICTPWLEAEDYPLLLGSADLGVCLHQSSSGLDLPMKVVDMFGCCLPVCAIHFECLHELVKHNENGLIFRDSKELAEQLKMLFLEFPNVEGKLHSFRENLRVSRQLRWDESWDQIVLPLLGNKE